Proteins from a genomic interval of Lelliottia amnigena:
- the hypF_2 gene encoding (NiFe) hydrogenase maturation protein HypF — MSDGGVQLRVRGKVQGVGFRPFVWQLANQLHLRGDVCNDGEGVLVRLSGDAVAFTEQLLQQCPPLARIDEVETQPFHWPRPPAEFTIRRSAAGSMATQIVPDAATCPACLAEMRDPRERRYRYPFINCTHCGPRFTIIRAMPYDRPATSMANFPLCAPCDEEYRNPADRRFHAQPVACPDCGPALEWRSGNERCSRENALQAAVTSLKAGGIVAIKSLGGFHLVCDARNVLAIARLRERKHRPAKPLAVMVTDIAHLPASVQELLKSPAAPIVLTSKMFLPDLPHEIAPGLDTIGVMLPSNPLQHLLMDGMACPLVMTSGNLSGKPPR, encoded by the coding sequence ATGAGTGACGGCGGCGTACAGCTGCGGGTGCGCGGCAAAGTGCAGGGCGTGGGGTTTCGCCCGTTCGTCTGGCAACTGGCGAATCAGCTGCATTTGCGCGGGGATGTCTGCAACGATGGCGAGGGCGTGCTGGTGCGCTTGTCGGGCGATGCGGTGGCGTTTACCGAGCAACTCTTGCAGCAGTGCCCGCCGCTGGCACGCATTGATGAAGTGGAGACGCAGCCATTTCATTGGCCGCGCCCGCCTGCGGAATTTACTATCCGGCGCAGCGCGGCTGGGTCGATGGCAACTCAAATCGTGCCGGATGCCGCCACTTGCCCCGCGTGTCTCGCGGAAATGCGCGACCCGCGTGAGCGCCGCTATCGCTATCCGTTTATCAACTGCACCCACTGCGGCCCGCGCTTTACCATTATTCGCGCCATGCCCTACGATCGTCCGGCAACGTCGATGGCGAATTTCCCGCTTTGCGCCCCGTGCGATGAAGAGTACCGGAATCCCGCTGACCGCCGCTTCCACGCCCAGCCTGTCGCCTGCCCGGACTGCGGACCGGCGCTGGAATGGCGATCCGGTAATGAACGCTGTTCACGCGAAAACGCGCTGCAAGCGGCGGTCACATCGCTCAAAGCCGGGGGGATTGTGGCCATCAAAAGCCTCGGCGGGTTTCATCTGGTTTGCGATGCTCGCAATGTTCTGGCGATCGCCCGGTTGAGGGAGCGCAAACATCGCCCGGCTAAACCGCTGGCGGTGATGGTGACGGACATCGCGCATTTACCGGCCTCCGTTCAGGAATTACTGAAATCACCTGCTGCGCCTATAGTCCTGACATCAAAAATGTTTCTCCCCGATCTGCCGCATGAGATTGCGCCCGGTCTGGATACGATTGGCGTGATGCTCCCTTCAAATCCGCTCCAACATCTGCTGATGGATGGCATGGCCTGTCCGCTGGTGATGACGTCCGGAAACCTCAGCGGTAAACCCCCGCGATGA
- the hydN_2 gene encoding electron transport protein — translation MNRFIMADASKCIGCRTCEVACVVSHQAQQDCASLTPESFLPRIHVIKGVNISTAAICRQCEDAPCANVCPNGAINRENGFVQVMQERCIGCKTCVVACPYGAMEVVVRPVVRNSGAGLSVRADKAEANKCDLCHHRETGPACMEACPTHALVCVDRNKLEQMSAEKRRRAAFDTSSAMLF, via the coding sequence ATGAACCGTTTTATTATGGCTGATGCGAGTAAATGTATTGGCTGCCGCACCTGCGAAGTGGCGTGTGTGGTGTCGCATCAGGCGCAGCAGGATTGTGCGTCCCTTACCCCGGAATCTTTTCTGCCGCGTATTCATGTCATTAAAGGCGTGAATATTTCGACGGCGGCTATCTGTCGTCAGTGCGAAGATGCCCCGTGCGCCAACGTCTGCCCTAACGGCGCCATCAATCGTGAAAATGGTTTTGTGCAGGTGATGCAGGAGCGCTGTATTGGCTGCAAAACCTGCGTGGTGGCGTGCCCGTATGGTGCGATGGAGGTGGTGGTGCGTCCGGTTGTGCGTAACAGTGGCGCCGGTCTGAGCGTGCGTGCGGATAAAGCCGAAGCCAACAAATGCGATTTGTGCCATCACCGTGAAACCGGTCCTGCATGTATGGAGGCCTGTCCGACACACGCGCTGGTGTGTGTGGATCGCAATAAACTTGAACAGATGAGTGCCGAAAAACGTCGTCGTGCGGCGTTTGATACGTCGTCTGCCATGCTGTTCTGA
- the ascG_1 gene encoding LacI family transcriptional regulator, with protein sequence MTTMLEVAKRAGVSKATVSRVLSGNGYVSQETKDRVFQAIEESGYRPNLLARNLATRRTQTLGLVVTNTLYHGVYFSELLFHAARMTEEKGRQLILADGKHSADEEREAIQYLLDMRCDAIIIYPRFLSVEEMDDIIQKHEQPIMVLNRRLRKNSSHCVWSDHKASCQAAVSQLIDMGHRDIAFITGSLDSPTGIERLSGYKDALAQHHIPLNDALIVEGKWNPESGALGVSTLLSRGETFTALVASNDDMAIGAVKQLHDSGVATPGQVSVIGFDDVSIAPYIIPSLSSVRIPVTEMIKETISRLIFMLDGGDFTLQQTFSGELILRDSVIAGPHV encoded by the coding sequence ATGACCACGATGCTGGAAGTGGCGAAGCGGGCAGGGGTGTCGAAAGCGACGGTGTCGCGGGTGTTGTCGGGCAATGGCTATGTGAGCCAGGAGACCAAAGATCGCGTTTTTCAGGCGATCGAAGAGAGCGGTTATCGGCCCAATTTGCTGGCACGAAACCTGGCAACAAGACGTACGCAAACTCTCGGGCTGGTGGTGACCAACACCTTGTATCACGGCGTCTATTTTAGCGAACTGTTGTTCCACGCCGCGCGAATGACCGAAGAGAAAGGGCGGCAGCTGATCCTGGCCGATGGCAAGCACAGCGCCGATGAAGAGCGCGAAGCGATTCAGTATCTGCTTGATATGCGCTGCGATGCGATCATCATCTATCCGCGCTTTTTGAGCGTGGAGGAGATGGATGACATCATTCAGAAACACGAACAGCCGATTATGGTGCTTAACCGCCGCCTGCGTAAAAACAGCAGCCACTGCGTTTGGTCAGATCATAAAGCCTCGTGTCAGGCGGCGGTGTCGCAGCTGATTGACATGGGGCATCGCGACATTGCGTTTATCACCGGATCGCTGGATTCTCCTACTGGGATCGAGCGCCTTTCCGGGTACAAAGACGCGCTGGCACAGCATCACATTCCCCTGAATGACGCCTTGATCGTGGAGGGAAAATGGAACCCCGAAAGCGGAGCGTTGGGCGTTTCAACGCTGCTGTCGCGCGGTGAGACATTTACCGCGCTGGTGGCCAGCAACGACGACATGGCGATTGGCGCGGTGAAACAGCTGCATGACAGCGGCGTCGCCACGCCGGGCCAGGTCTCAGTCATTGGTTTCGATGATGTATCCATCGCGCCGTACATCATTCCGTCGCTTTCCAGCGTGCGGATTCCGGTGACGGAGATGATCAAAGAGACCATCAGCCGCCTTATTTTCATGCTCGACGGTGGCGACTTTACCTTGCAGCAAACGTTCAGTGGTGAACTGATCCTGCGTGACTCGGTGATTGCCGGACCGCATGTCTAA
- the bglF_3 gene encoding PTS system maltose and glucose-specific transporter IIC — MAKNYAALANDVVSALGGKDNVAAVTHCMTRLRFVLHDESKVDTATLKSLSGVLGVVRNDNQCQVIIGNTVSQAYREVVSLLPAGMQPAQPQGPQKLTLKRIGAGILDALIGTMSPLIPAIIGGSMVKLLAMILEMTGVLPKGAPTLTILTVIGDGAFFFLPLMVAASAAIKFKTNVSLAIAIAGVLVHPSFIELMAKAAQGEHVEFAFIPVTAVKYTYTVIPALVMTWCLSYIEVWVDKITPAVTKNFLKPMLIVLIAAPLAIVLIGPLGIWIGSAISALVYTVHGYLGWLSVAIMGALWPLLVMTGMHRVFTPTIIQTIAETGKEGMVMPSEIGANLSLGGSSLAVAWKTKNPELRQTALAAAASAIMAGISEPALYGVAIRLKRPLIASLISGFICGAVAGMAGLASHSMAAPGLFTSVQFFDPANPMTIVWVFGVMALAVVLSFVLTLLLGFEDIPVEDDAEKARALQTAPVQAQEARA; from the coding sequence ATGGCCAAAAATTATGCTGCACTGGCGAACGATGTCGTCAGCGCGCTCGGCGGTAAAGACAACGTCGCTGCCGTCACCCACTGTATGACGCGCCTGCGTTTCGTGCTGCACGACGAAAGTAAAGTGGATACCGCGACGCTGAAAAGCCTCAGCGGCGTGCTCGGCGTGGTGCGTAATGACAACCAGTGCCAGGTGATTATCGGCAACACCGTTTCACAAGCGTATCGCGAAGTGGTGAGCCTGCTCCCGGCAGGAATGCAGCCCGCTCAGCCGCAGGGCCCGCAAAAACTCACGCTTAAGCGCATCGGGGCCGGAATACTGGACGCGTTGATCGGTACGATGTCTCCGCTGATCCCGGCGATCATTGGCGGCTCAATGGTGAAGCTGCTGGCAATGATTCTGGAAATGACCGGTGTGCTACCAAAAGGCGCGCCGACACTGACTATTCTGACGGTTATCGGCGACGGCGCATTCTTCTTCCTGCCGCTGATGGTCGCCGCGTCCGCCGCGATTAAATTCAAAACCAACGTGTCGTTGGCAATTGCCATCGCCGGCGTACTGGTGCATCCGAGTTTTATCGAACTGATGGCGAAAGCCGCGCAGGGCGAGCACGTTGAGTTCGCATTTATTCCAGTGACCGCGGTGAAATACACCTACACCGTGATCCCCGCGCTGGTGATGACCTGGTGTCTGTCGTACATCGAAGTCTGGGTAGACAAAATTACCCCTGCGGTGACCAAAAACTTCCTTAAACCGATGCTGATCGTGCTGATTGCGGCTCCGCTTGCCATCGTCTTAATTGGCCCGCTGGGGATCTGGATCGGTAGCGCCATCTCCGCGCTGGTTTACACTGTTCACGGTTATCTGGGCTGGCTGTCGGTCGCGATTATGGGCGCATTGTGGCCACTGCTGGTCATGACCGGGATGCACCGCGTATTTACCCCGACGATTATCCAGACCATTGCTGAAACGGGCAAAGAAGGGATGGTGATGCCGTCTGAGATTGGCGCAAACCTGTCACTCGGCGGTTCTTCTCTGGCGGTCGCCTGGAAAACCAAAAACCCGGAACTGCGCCAGACGGCGTTAGCGGCGGCGGCGTCTGCCATCATGGCGGGTATTTCTGAACCCGCGCTGTACGGTGTAGCAATCCGTCTGAAACGTCCTCTGATTGCGAGTTTAATCAGCGGGTTTATCTGCGGTGCAGTGGCCGGAATGGCCGGTCTTGCCAGCCATTCGATGGCCGCTCCAGGCCTGTTTACCAGCGTACAATTCTTTGATCCGGCCAACCCAATGACGATCGTATGGGTGTTTGGCGTGATGGCATTGGCGGTGGTGTTATCGTTTGTTCTGACCCTGCTCCTCGGCTTTGAGGATATCCCGGTCGAAGACGATGCAGAAAAAGCACGCGCCCTGCAAACCGCGCCGGTTCAGGCACAGGAAGCACGAGCATAA
- the bglA_2 gene encoding cryptic 6-phospho-beta-glucosidase — MSVFPQGFLWGGALAANQSEGAYREGGKGLTTVDMIPHGASRLAVKVGKEKRFALREDEFYPSHEAIDFYHRYKEDIALMAEMGFTVFRTSIAWSRLYPNGDEPLPNQEGIAFYRAVFEECKKYNIEPLVTLCHFDVPMHLVTEYGSWRNRKMVDFFARYARTCF; from the coding sequence ATGTCTGTTTTTCCACAAGGATTTCTATGGGGCGGCGCACTGGCCGCCAACCAGAGTGAAGGCGCGTACCGCGAGGGCGGGAAAGGGCTGACCACGGTCGATATGATCCCCCACGGTGCCAGTCGCCTGGCGGTGAAGGTCGGTAAGGAAAAACGTTTTGCGCTGCGCGAGGACGAATTTTATCCGAGCCACGAGGCGATTGATTTTTACCATCGCTACAAAGAAGACATCGCCCTGATGGCAGAGATGGGGTTTACCGTTTTCCGCACGTCGATTGCCTGGAGCCGCCTCTATCCGAACGGCGACGAGCCGCTGCCCAATCAGGAAGGTATCGCCTTTTATCGTGCGGTTTTTGAAGAGTGCAAAAAGTACAACATCGAACCGCTGGTGACGCTGTGCCACTTTGACGTGCCGATGCATCTGGTCACTGAATATGGCTCATGGCGTAACCGTAAAATGGTCGATTTCTTCGCCCGTTATGCCCGTACCTGTTTTTGA
- the bglH_2 gene encoding cryptic 6-phospho-beta-glucosidase has translation MPVPVFEEFNGLVKYWLTFNEINIMLHSPFSGAGLVFEECENEDQVKYQAAHHELVASALATKIAHEVNPQNQVGCMLAGGNFYPYSCKPEDVWMALEKDRENLFFIDVQARGRYPSYSARVFREKGVTIVKDPGDDALLKNTVDFVSFSYYASRCASADMNANNTSAANIVKSLRNPHIEVSAWGWGIDPLGLRITMNMMYDRYQKPLFLVENGLGAKDEFDANGEINDDYRISYLREHIRAMGDAIEDGVPLIGYTSWGCIDLVAASTGEMSKRYGFVYVDRDDAGNGSLDRIRKKSFWWYKKVIASNGADLD, from the coding sequence ATGCCCGTACCTGTTTTTGAAGAGTTTAACGGTCTGGTGAAATACTGGCTCACCTTCAACGAAATCAACATCATGCTCCACAGCCCGTTCTCCGGTGCCGGGCTGGTGTTTGAAGAGTGTGAAAACGAAGATCAGGTGAAATACCAGGCCGCGCACCATGAACTGGTCGCAAGTGCGCTGGCGACCAAAATCGCCCATGAAGTGAACCCGCAAAACCAGGTCGGATGTATGCTGGCGGGCGGTAATTTCTATCCTTACTCCTGCAAGCCGGAAGACGTGTGGATGGCGCTGGAGAAAGACCGCGAAAATCTGTTCTTTATCGACGTGCAGGCGCGCGGGCGCTATCCGTCCTACTCTGCCCGCGTATTTCGCGAAAAAGGGGTGACGATAGTTAAAGACCCTGGCGATGATGCGCTGCTGAAAAACACCGTCGATTTTGTGTCGTTCAGCTATTACGCCTCTCGCTGTGCCTCCGCAGACATGAATGCCAACAACACCAGCGCGGCAAACATCGTTAAATCGCTGCGTAATCCGCACATCGAAGTGAGCGCGTGGGGCTGGGGCATCGACCCGCTGGGCCTGCGCATCACCATGAACATGATGTACGACCGCTATCAGAAACCGCTGTTCCTGGTCGAAAATGGCCTGGGCGCAAAAGACGAGTTTGACGCCAACGGCGAGATCAACGACGACTACCGCATCAGCTACCTGCGCGAACACATCCGTGCAATGGGCGATGCGATCGAAGATGGCGTACCGCTTATCGGCTACACCTCATGGGGTTGTATTGATTTGGTGGCGGCATCGACGGGTGAAATGAGCAAGCGCTACGGGTTTGTTTACGTGGATCGTGACGACGCGGGCAACGGTTCATTGGATCGCATTCGGAAGAAATCGTTCTGGTGGTACAAAAAGGTGATAGCGAGTAACGGCGCGGATCTGGATTAG
- the hycI gene encoding hydrogenase 3 maturation protease encodes MTDVLLCVGNSLMGDDGAGPLLAEMCAVHPQGNWVVIDGGSAPENDVVAIRELRPDRVLIVDATDMGLNPGEIRLVDPDDIAEMFMMTTHNMPLNYLVDQIKDDVVEVLFLGIQPDIVGFYYPMTPPIKEAVDVVYSRLAQWEGDGGFAQL; translated from the coding sequence GTGACTGACGTTTTACTGTGTGTCGGCAATAGCCTGATGGGTGATGACGGCGCAGGTCCGCTGCTGGCGGAAATGTGCGCTGTGCATCCGCAAGGAAACTGGGTGGTGATTGATGGCGGCAGTGCGCCCGAAAACGACGTCGTCGCCATTCGCGAATTGCGCCCGGACCGGGTGCTGATTGTGGATGCCACTGATATGGGGCTGAATCCCGGCGAAATCCGTCTGGTCGATCCCGACGATATCGCCGAGATGTTTATGATGACCACCCACAATATGCCGCTCAATTATCTGGTCGATCAGATTAAAGACGATGTGGTTGAGGTGCTATTTTTAGGCATTCAGCCCGATATTGTCGGTTTTTATTATCCGATGACGCCGCCCATCAAAGAGGCAGTAGACGTGGTTTACTCTCGTCTTGCGCAGTGGGAAGGGGACGGGGGATTCGCTCAGCTGTGA
- a CDS encoding formate hydrogenlyase maturation HycH, which produces MSERVVFSQLSRKFIDENDATPDAAQQVVYYSLAIGHHLGVIDCLEAALSCPWQEYLAWIGTLEAGSTARRKMEGVPKYGEIVIDSNHIAMLANAFDAALAIQSPEQQAWSKTVLSMLHDIHQESAIYLMVRRIRD; this is translated from the coding sequence ATGAGTGAAAGGGTGGTGTTCAGTCAGCTGAGCCGTAAGTTTATTGACGAAAACGATGCCACGCCGGATGCGGCGCAGCAGGTGGTTTATTACAGCCTGGCGATTGGTCACCACCTTGGGGTGATCGACTGCCTCGAAGCGGCGTTAAGTTGCCCGTGGCAAGAATATCTGGCGTGGATTGGCACGCTGGAAGCGGGGAGCACCGCGCGGCGCAAGATGGAGGGCGTGCCGAAATATGGCGAAATCGTTATCGACAGTAACCACATCGCGATGCTGGCGAACGCGTTTGATGCGGCACTCGCAATACAATCGCCCGAGCAGCAGGCGTGGAGCAAAACCGTGCTCAGCATGCTGCACGATATTCATCAGGAGAGCGCCATCTACCTGATGGTGAGGAGAATACGTGACTGA
- the hycG gene encoding NADH ubiquinone oxidoreductase, 20 kDa subunit: MSHLLGPRDDNGIPVPMTVDESIANMKASLLKKIKRSAYVYRVDCGGCNGCEIEIFATLSPLFDAERFGIKVVPSPRHADILLFTGAMTRAMRSPALRAWQSAPRSENLYFLRRLR; this comes from the coding sequence ATGAGCCATTTACTCGGCCCGCGCGATGATAATGGCATTCCAGTGCCGATGACGGTGGACGAATCCATCGCCAATATGAAGGCGTCGCTGCTGAAAAAAATCAAACGCTCTGCCTACGTTTATCGCGTCGACTGCGGCGGCTGCAACGGCTGCGAGATTGAAATCTTCGCCACGCTGTCACCGCTTTTTGATGCCGAACGTTTTGGTATTAAGGTCGTGCCCTCTCCGCGTCACGCCGATATTTTGCTGTTTACCGGCGCGATGACCCGCGCGATGCGCTCACCTGCGCTGCGGGCATGGCAGTCTGCACCCCGATCCGAAAATTTGTATTTCTTACGGCGCCTGCGGTAA
- the ndhI gene encoding formate hydrogenlyase complex iron-sulfur subunit: MFTFIKKVVKTGTVTSSYPLEPIPVDKNFRGKPEHNPQQCIGCAACVNACPSNALTVETDLATKELAWQFNLGRCIFCGRCEEVCPTAAIKLSQEYELAVWKKEDFLQQSRFALCNCRVVQSSFLPCKKRSTTRLRC, from the coding sequence ATGTTTACCTTTATCAAAAAAGTGGTCAAAACCGGCACGGTTACCAGCAGTTATCCGCTGGAGCCGATTCCGGTCGATAAAAACTTTCGCGGCAAACCTGAACACAATCCGCAGCAGTGCATCGGCTGCGCCGCCTGCGTGAACGCCTGTCCGTCGAATGCGCTGACGGTTGAAACGGATCTGGCAACCAAAGAGCTGGCCTGGCAGTTCAACCTTGGGCGCTGCATTTTTTGCGGTCGCTGCGAAGAGGTTTGCCCAACGGCGGCGATTAAGCTGTCGCAAGAGTACGAACTGGCGGTATGGAAAAAAGAGGATTTTCTCCAGCAGTCGCGCTTTGCCCTGTGCAACTGCCGGGTGGTGCAGTCGTCCTTTTTGCCGTGCAAAAAGAGATCGACTACGCGATTGCGCTGCTGA
- the hycE gene encoding hydrogenase 3 large subunit: MSEEKIGQNYLAALHQAFPGVVLEESWQTKDQITVTIKVNYLPEVVEFLYYQQGGWLSVLFGNDERQLCGNYAVYYVMSMEQGVKCWLTVRVEVDPNKPEYPSVTPRVPAAVWGEREVRDMYGLVPVGLPDERRLVLPDDWPDELYPLRKDSMDYRQRPAPTTDSETYEFINELGSKKNNVVPIGPLHVTSDEPGHFRLFVDGENIIDADYRLFYVHRGMEKLAETRMGYNEVTFLSDRVCGICGFAHSTAYTTSVENGMGIVVPERAQMIRAILLEVERLHSHLLNLGLACHFVGFDSGFMQFFRVREASMKMAEILTGARKTYGLNLIGGIRRDLLKDDMIQTRLLAQQMRRDVQELVDMLLSTPNIEQRTVGIGRLDPQIARDFSNVGPMVRASGHARDTRTDHPFVGYGLLPMTIHTEQGCDVISRLKVRINEVFTALNMIDFGLDNLPGGPLMVEGFTYIPNRFALGFAEAPRGDDIHWSMTGDNQKLYRWRCRAATYANWPTLRYMLRGNTVSDAPLIIGSLDPCYSCTDRMTVVDVRKKKSKVVAYKELERYSIERKNSPLK; this comes from the coding sequence ATGTCAGAAGAAAAAATAGGTCAAAACTATCTCGCCGCGCTGCATCAGGCCTTCCCCGGCGTGGTGCTGGAAGAGTCCTGGCAGACGAAAGATCAGATAACCGTCACCATTAAGGTGAACTATCTGCCAGAAGTGGTGGAGTTTCTTTATTACCAGCAGGGTGGCTGGCTGTCGGTGCTGTTCGGTAACGATGAGCGTCAGCTGTGCGGTAATTACGCGGTGTATTACGTGATGTCGATGGAGCAGGGCGTGAAGTGCTGGCTCACCGTTCGCGTCGAAGTGGATCCGAATAAACCGGAATACCCGTCCGTCACGCCGCGCGTGCCCGCGGCCGTCTGGGGCGAGCGCGAAGTGCGCGATATGTACGGTCTGGTGCCTGTTGGCCTGCCGGATGAGCGCCGTCTGGTCTTGCCTGACGACTGGCCGGACGAACTCTATCCGCTGCGTAAAGACAGCATGGATTATCGTCAGCGCCCTGCGCCAACGACCGACAGCGAAACCTACGAATTCATCAACGAGCTGGGCAGCAAAAAAAATAACGTGGTGCCGATTGGCCCGTTGCACGTCACCTCCGATGAGCCAGGCCATTTCCGCCTGTTCGTCGATGGCGAAAACATTATCGATGCCGATTACCGTCTGTTCTATGTTCACCGTGGCATGGAGAAACTGGCGGAAACCCGCATGGGCTATAACGAAGTCACCTTCCTGTCTGACCGTGTGTGCGGCATTTGCGGCTTTGCCCACAGCACCGCCTACACCACGTCGGTAGAAAACGGCATGGGAATTGTGGTGCCGGAACGTGCGCAGATGATCCGCGCCATTTTGCTGGAAGTGGAACGTCTGCATTCGCACCTGCTCAACCTGGGACTGGCCTGCCACTTTGTAGGTTTTGACTCCGGGTTTATGCAGTTTTTCCGCGTGCGTGAAGCCTCCATGAAAATGGCGGAAATCCTCACCGGAGCGCGTAAAACCTACGGTTTGAATCTGATCGGCGGGATTCGTCGCGATCTGCTGAAAGATGACATGATCCAGACCCGCTTGCTGGCGCAGCAAATGCGCCGCGACGTGCAGGAGCTGGTCGATATGCTGCTCAGTACGCCAAACATCGAACAACGTACCGTGGGCATTGGTCGCCTTGATCCGCAAATTGCCCGCGATTTCAGCAACGTCGGCCCGATGGTTCGCGCCAGTGGTCACGCCCGCGATACCCGCACCGATCACCCGTTTGTCGGGTATGGCCTGCTGCCCATGACGATTCACACCGAACAGGGTTGCGACGTAATTTCGCGTTTGAAAGTGCGTATCAACGAGGTGTTCACCGCGCTGAATATGATCGATTTTGGTCTGGATAACCTGCCGGGCGGTCCGCTGATGGTCGAGGGCTTTACCTATATTCCTAACCGCTTTGCGCTTGGCTTTGCCGAAGCGCCGCGTGGGGATGATATCCACTGGAGCATGACTGGCGACAATCAAAAACTCTATCGCTGGCGCTGTCGTGCGGCGACCTACGCCAACTGGCCGACGCTGCGCTACATGCTGCGCGGCAACACCGTCTCTGATGCGCCGCTGATCATTGGCAGCCTGGATCCGTGCTACTCCTGCACCGACCGCATGACGGTGGTCGATGTGCGTAAAAAGAAAAGCAAAGTGGTGGCGTACAAAGAGCTTGAGCGTTACAGCATCGAGCGTAAAAACTCGCCGCTGAAATAA
- the hycD gene encoding respiratory-chain NADH dehydrogenase, subunit 1 has product MSLLLALFQALVLFAVAPLLSGVTRVARARMHNRRGPGVLQEYRDLFKLMGRQSIAPDAAGWVFRLTPFVMVGVMLTIATALPVVTVWSPLPVLGDLITLIYLFAIARFFFAIAGLDTGSPFTGIGASREAMLGVLVEPILLLGLWVAAQVAGSTHISFITDTVYHWPVARSIPLILALCACAFATFIEMGKLPFDLAEAEQELQEGPLTEYSGYGFAVLKWGISLKQLVVLQMFVGVFFPWGQMIHFSVGGLVLAVVIAALKLMAGVLIIALFENSMARLRFVATSRITWAGFGFAFLAFVSLLVA; this is encoded by the coding sequence ATGAGTTTGTTACTGGCATTATTTCAGGCGCTGGTGTTGTTTGCCGTCGCGCCACTGCTCTCCGGCGTGACCCGTGTGGCGCGTGCGCGGATGCATAACCGTCGTGGTCCTGGCGTGCTGCAAGAATATCGCGACCTGTTCAAGCTGATGGGGCGTCAAAGCATTGCGCCCGATGCGGCGGGTTGGGTGTTTCGTCTGACGCCGTTTGTCATGGTCGGCGTGATGCTGACGATTGCCACCGCGCTGCCGGTGGTGACGGTGTGGTCACCGCTGCCTGTTTTGGGCGATCTGATCACCCTGATTTACCTCTTTGCTATCGCGCGCTTTTTCTTTGCCATTGCGGGTCTGGATACCGGCAGTCCGTTCACCGGCATCGGGGCCAGCCGCGAGGCGATGCTGGGCGTATTAGTGGAGCCGATCCTGCTGCTGGGATTGTGGGTCGCCGCGCAGGTTGCGGGATCTACCCATATCAGCTTTATCACCGATACCGTCTATCACTGGCCCGTTGCGCGCAGCATCCCGCTGATTCTGGCGCTGTGCGCCTGCGCGTTTGCCACCTTTATCGAGATGGGCAAACTGCCGTTCGACCTTGCAGAAGCGGAGCAAGAGCTGCAGGAAGGCCCGCTGACTGAATACAGCGGCTACGGCTTTGCGGTGCTGAAGTGGGGCATCAGCCTTAAACAGCTGGTTGTGTTGCAGATGTTTGTCGGCGTCTTTTTCCCGTGGGGGCAAATGATCCACTTTTCCGTCGGTGGTCTGGTGCTGGCCGTGGTGATTGCCGCGCTCAAGCTGATGGCCGGCGTCCTCATTATCGCCCTGTTTGAAAACAGCATGGCGCGACTGCGGTTTGTTGCCACCTCACGCATCACCTGGGCTGGTTTTGGTTTTGCATTTTTAGCATTCGTCTCCTTGCTGGTGGCGTGA